One Sphingopyxis macrogoltabida genomic region harbors:
- a CDS encoding pyridoxamine 5'-phosphate oxidase family protein — protein MSDDIKQTFWKALADSPYVMVGMTGERAHHIPMNAQLDKDANSAFWFFTATDNRLAGGGPAMAQFASKGHDLFACISGTLRHETDRAVLDRLWNNGIAAWYEGGKNDPKLVLLRFDLEDAEIWTADPGIKGMFKLATGMTMKEGDLGEHAEVAL, from the coding sequence ATGAGCGACGATATCAAGCAGACTTTCTGGAAGGCGCTGGCCGACAGCCCCTATGTCATGGTCGGCATGACCGGCGAGCGCGCGCATCACATTCCGATGAATGCGCAGCTCGACAAGGATGCGAACAGCGCCTTCTGGTTCTTCACTGCAACCGACAACCGGCTTGCCGGCGGCGGCCCGGCGATGGCGCAGTTCGCTTCGAAGGGCCATGATCTTTTCGCCTGCATTTCGGGGACGCTGCGCCACGAAACCGATCGCGCCGTGCTCGACCGGCTGTGGAACAACGGCATCGCGGCCTGGTACGAAGGCGGCAAGAACGATCCCAAGCTTGTCCTCTTGCGCTTCGACCTCGAAGACGCGGAAATCTGGACCGCCGACCCCGGGATCAAGGGCATGTTCAAGCTCGCGACCGGGATGACAATGAAGGAAGGCGATCTTGGCGAGCACGCCGAGGTGGCGCTGTAA